Proteins encoded together in one Salmo trutta chromosome 3, fSalTru1.1, whole genome shotgun sequence window:
- the LOC115166291 gene encoding dual specificity protein phosphatase 1: MYLDLTVVARRPPTMVIMEVPSIDAMSLCGLLEGEDPGCLVLDCRSFFSFNSSHILGSNNVRFSTIVRRRARGGLGVGHIVPNEDTRNRLLSGEYQSVVFLDDRSLDFGQVKKDGTLVLAVTALCRNPCGTRFFFLKGGFDTFSSEYPEMCTKPSSPQGLSLPLSARPDGAEPGCSPCSTPLYDQGGPVEILPFLYLGSAYHASRKDMIDMLGITALINVSANCPNHFEESFQYKSIPVEDNHKADISSWFNEAIEFIDSIRNKGGRVFVHCQAGISRSATICLAYLMMTNRVKLDEAFEFVKQRRSIISPNFSFMGQLLQFESQVLATSSCSSEAGSPALGKSSTVFNFPVSIPVHGSAGHGQLSFLHSPITTSPSC, encoded by the exons ATGTATTTGGATTTAACCGTTGTCGCCCGCCGCCCTCCTACTATGGTGATCATGGAAGTCCCCAGCATCGATGCCATGTCCCTCTGCGGGCTGCTGGAGGGGGAAGACCCGGGCTGTCTGGTCCTGGACTGTCGCTCATTCTTCTCCTTCAACTCCTCTCACATCCTCGGGTCCAACAACGTCCGCTTCAGTACTATAGTCCGCCGGAGGGCCAGAGGGGGGCTAGGGGTGGGACACATCGTGCCCAACGAGGACACGCGGAACCGGCTTCTCTCAGGGGAGTATCAGTCCGTAGTGTTTCTGGATGATCGGAGTTTGGACTTTGGCCAAGTGAAGAAGGACGGGACTCTAGTGCTCGCCGTAACAGCTCTGTGTAGAAACCCGTGTGGAACTCGTTTCTTCTTTCTCAAAG GTGGTTTTGACACGTTCTCCTCGGAGTATCCAGAGATGTGTACCAAGCCGTCATCTCCACAGGGACTCAGTCTGCCCCTCAGCGCCCGTCCAGACGGCGCCGAGCCCGGCTGCAGTCCATGCAGTACACCGCTCTATGACCAG GGTGGTCCAGTGGAGATCCTTCCCTTCCTCTACCTGGGCAGTGCCTACCATGCCTCCAGAAAGGACATGATAGACATGCTGGGTATCACTGCTCTCATTAACGTATCAGCTAACTGCCCCAACCACTTCGAAGAGTCCTTCCAGTACAAGAGTATCCCCGTCGAGGACAACCACAAGGCTGATATCTCCTCCTGGTTCAATGAGGCTATAGAGTTTATCG aCTCCATCCGTAATAAAGGCGGTCGTGTGTTTGTCCACTGCCAAGCCGGCATCTCCCGCTCCGCCACCATCTGTCTGGCCTACCTGATGATGACCAACCGCGTGAAGCTCGACGAGGCCTTTGAGTTCGTCAAGCAGCGCCGTAGCATCATCAGTCCTAACTTCAGCTTCATGGGCCAACTGCTGCAGTTTGAGTCCCAGGTCCTGGCTACTTCATCCTGTTCGTCGGAAGCCGGGAGTCCTGCCCTGGGGAAGAGCAGTACTGTCTTTAACTTCCCAGTGTCTATCCCCGTCCACGGCTCTGCTGGACACGGACAGCTCTCCTTCCTCCACAGCCCCATCACCACCTCACCAAGCTGCTAA